The proteins below are encoded in one region of Ferruginibacter lapsinanis:
- a CDS encoding COX15/CtaA family protein, translating to MNNNSIQQSSPSSKPVAIWLLIGVGMIVVQVLLGGITRLTESGLSITEWKPITGTLPPMNDVAWQAEFDKYRLTDQFKYVHQNFSLSDFKSIFFWEWFHRVWARLMGVVFFIGFVYFLAKKMFKKEMILPMVILFFLGGIQGAIGWFMVKSGLVPEKYFVGHVELTTHFIAALGLLCYTLWFALSLLVTPQQKLVNPVLKKWLILILVVLVLQLMYGGFMAGLRAAVTAPTWPDINGYLIPKHLNDETPGLKNFVYNPIAIHFIHRGLAYLLFVMIVAWWFKSVNIHGQKLFSRLRGAFLVLVILQVLLGIFTVLNATHTNRLVVLGVAHQFTAMVLVMVIVCLLFVVRRRSSVL from the coding sequence ATGAATAATAATTCAATTCAACAAAGTTCACCTTCTTCAAAGCCGGTTGCTATTTGGCTGCTGATAGGAGTGGGTATGATAGTGGTGCAGGTGCTTCTTGGAGGAATAACCCGTTTAACAGAATCCGGCCTTTCTATCACAGAGTGGAAACCGATTACCGGAACGCTTCCGCCAATGAATGACGTAGCGTGGCAGGCAGAGTTTGATAAATATCGTTTGACCGATCAATTCAAGTATGTACATCAAAATTTTTCTTTATCAGATTTTAAATCTATTTTTTTTTGGGAGTGGTTTCATCGTGTGTGGGCAAGATTGATGGGGGTAGTTTTTTTTATTGGGTTTGTTTACTTTCTGGCAAAAAAGATGTTCAAAAAAGAAATGATATTACCGATGGTGATACTTTTCTTTTTGGGTGGTATACAAGGAGCTATTGGTTGGTTTATGGTAAAGAGCGGATTAGTACCGGAAAAATATTTTGTTGGTCATGTTGAATTGACAACACATTTTATTGCTGCACTCGGATTACTTTGTTATACATTGTGGTTTGCATTGAGTTTATTGGTTACACCACAACAAAAACTGGTTAATCCCGTTTTAAAGAAATGGCTGATACTTATTTTGGTAGTATTGGTGTTACAATTAATGTACGGTGGTTTCATGGCAGGCTTGAGAGCGGCCGTTACTGCGCCAACCTGGCCGGATATCAATGGCTATTTAATTCCGAAACATTTAAATGATGAGACGCCGGGGTTAAAAAATTTTGTATACAACCCAATTGCTATACATTTTATTCATCGTGGGTTGGCGTATCTGCTTTTTGTAATGATCGTAGCCTGGTGGTTTAAGTCAGTAAATATCCATGGACAGAAATTGTTTAGTCGTTTACGTGGAGCATTTTTGGTATTGGTTATTTTACAGGTGTTGTTGGGCATATTCACTGTGTTAAATGCTACGCATACAAATCGTTTGGTCGTTTTAGGAGTTGCTCATCAGTTTACAGCCATGGTATTAGTGATGGTGATCGTATGTTTATTGTTTGTTGTCAGAAGGAGATCCTCAGTTTTGTAA
- a CDS encoding ribonuclease HII, with protein MLLPFYQNKLIEAGLDEAGRGCYAGPVFAAAVILPKDFHHPLLNDSKQLKEKQRDLLRPVIEKESIAFAVSQVSNSEIDLINILQASYKAMHLSIDQLSITPELLLIDGNRFKPYKKINHLCIVKGDGKYTSIAAASILAKTYRDEYMQQLHKKFPQYGWDKNKGYGTAIHRRAIEANGLCKYHRKTFNILPNQPEIF; from the coding sequence ATGCTGCTCCCTTTTTACCAAAACAAATTAATTGAGGCCGGTCTGGATGAAGCCGGTAGAGGTTGTTATGCCGGCCCTGTGTTTGCAGCCGCAGTTATTTTACCCAAAGATTTTCATCATCCATTATTAAATGACAGCAAGCAACTGAAGGAAAAGCAACGGGATCTGCTACGACCTGTTATTGAAAAAGAAAGCATTGCCTTCGCAGTAAGCCAGGTTAGTAACAGCGAAATAGACCTGATCAATATTCTGCAGGCATCTTACAAAGCAATGCATTTGAGCATCGATCAATTGTCGATAACTCCTGAATTATTATTAATTGACGGAAACCGGTTTAAGCCCTATAAAAAGATCAATCATCTCTGTATTGTTAAAGGTGATGGAAAATATACATCTATAGCGGCGGCGAGTATTTTAGCCAAGACTTATAGGGACGAATATATGCAGCAGCTGCACAAAAAATTTCCGCAATATGGTTGGGATAAAAATAAAGGTTATGGAACAGCTATTCACCGCAGGGCCATAGAAGCAAATGGCCTATGCAAATACCATCGTAAAACTTTCAACATTTTACCAAATCAACCAGAAATATTTTAA
- the obgE gene encoding GTPase ObgE — protein MEKNFIDYIRIFCRSGHGGAGSKHFMRTKYNAMAGPDGGDGGRGAHIILRGNSQLWTLLHLRYYKNVLAEDGEGGNKNNQTGRFGKDIIIEVPLGTIARDEETGLKEVEILEDGQEVIWIKGGRGGLGNSNFKTATNQAPDYAQPGEPGIEGWKLLELKVLADVGLVGFPNAGKSTLLSCITAAKPKVADYAFTTLTPQLGMVEYRDGKSFCIADLPGIIEGAAEGKGLGHRFLRHIERNSILLFLIPADSDNHRKEFDILVNELKEYNPEMLQKDFVIAVSKSDMLDDELKAAIEKELPEKIPHIFISSVAGKGLSELKDLLWKTLNNSEKKEI, from the coding sequence ATGGAAAAGAATTTTATAGATTATATCCGGATTTTTTGCCGGAGTGGACATGGAGGAGCTGGTAGTAAGCATTTTATGCGTACCAAGTATAATGCTATGGCAGGCCCTGATGGTGGCGATGGTGGACGTGGTGCTCACATCATTTTGCGAGGCAACTCACAATTATGGACATTACTGCATTTAAGATATTATAAAAATGTATTGGCAGAAGATGGAGAAGGAGGAAATAAAAACAATCAAACCGGCCGTTTTGGAAAAGATATTATCATAGAAGTTCCGTTAGGCACTATAGCAAGAGATGAAGAAACGGGATTAAAAGAAGTGGAGATCTTAGAAGATGGACAGGAAGTGATCTGGATAAAAGGTGGCCGTGGCGGATTGGGTAACTCCAATTTTAAGACAGCAACCAACCAGGCACCGGATTATGCTCAACCTGGCGAACCCGGTATTGAAGGATGGAAATTATTAGAATTAAAAGTGCTGGCGGATGTAGGACTTGTTGGATTCCCAAATGCAGGAAAATCTACCTTACTGTCATGCATAACTGCAGCCAAACCTAAAGTAGCGGATTATGCATTTACAACACTTACACCACAGTTAGGAATGGTTGAATACAGAGATGGTAAAAGTTTTTGTATTGCAGATCTGCCGGGTATCATAGAAGGCGCTGCTGAAGGAAAAGGCTTGGGGCATAGATTTTTACGCCATATTGAACGTAACTCTATCTTACTTTTCCTGATCCCTGCCGACAGTGACAATCATAGAAAAGAATTTGACATCCTCGTAAATGAATTGAAAGAATACAACCCGGAAATGCTTCAAAAAGATTTTGTCATTGCTGTCAGCAAAAGTGATATGCTGGATGATGAATTGAAAGCTGCTATAGAAAAAGAATTACCTGAAAAAATTCCTCATATATTTATTTCTTCAGTAGCCGGCAAAGGACTTTCAGAGCTTAAAGACCTGCTTTGGAAAACATTGAATAACTCCGAGAAAAAGGAAATATAA
- a CDS encoding PfkB family carbohydrate kinase, which produces MSVITVGTMAFDAIETPFGKVDKIVGGSATYVAYAAGNFTTPIQQISIVGNDFPQEEMDELKRRGVQLEGVEIVPDKKSFFWSGKYHIDMNSRDTLVTDLNVLADFNPVVPDSYQGAEFLMLGNLDPKIQLSVINQLKTRPKLIVLDTMNFWMDIALDALKEVLKKIDVLLVNDGEARQLSGEVSLVKAAKAIMKMGPKFLIIKKGEHGALLFHENHVFFAPALPLEEVFDPTGAGDTFAGGFIGYLAKTQDISFENMKTAIIVGSALASFCVEKFGPNRLKEITKEDIDSRLAEFVQLVNFDIDLV; this is translated from the coding sequence ATGTCAGTAATAACTGTAGGAACCATGGCTTTTGATGCCATTGAAACCCCTTTCGGAAAAGTAGATAAAATTGTAGGTGGCTCAGCTACTTATGTAGCCTATGCGGCAGGAAATTTCACTACTCCCATTCAGCAAATCTCTATTGTAGGAAATGATTTCCCACAAGAAGAAATGGATGAACTAAAACGCCGTGGTGTACAATTAGAAGGTGTGGAAATTGTTCCTGATAAAAAGTCTTTCTTCTGGAGCGGTAAATATCATATCGATATGAACAGTAGAGATACGTTGGTAACAGACCTGAATGTATTGGCAGATTTTAACCCTGTCGTTCCTGATAGTTATCAAGGCGCTGAATTTTTAATGTTGGGTAATCTTGATCCTAAAATTCAGTTAAGTGTGATCAATCAATTAAAAACACGCCCTAAATTGATTGTATTAGATACGATGAATTTCTGGATGGATATTGCTTTAGATGCATTGAAAGAAGTACTAAAAAAGATAGATGTATTACTGGTGAATGACGGTGAAGCAAGACAATTAAGCGGCGAAGTTTCATTGGTAAAAGCTGCTAAAGCGATCATGAAGATGGGGCCTAAATTTTTGATCATCAAAAAAGGAGAACACGGTGCATTATTATTTCATGAGAACCATGTTTTCTTCGCTCCTGCATTACCATTAGAAGAAGTATTTGATCCAACTGGTGCTGGTGATACCTTTGCTGGTGGCTTTATCGGTTACCTGGCTAAAACACAGGATATCAGTTTCGAAAATATGAAAACTGCTATCATCGTTGGTAGTGCTTTAGCAAGTTTCTGTGTAGAAAAATTTGGACCAAACAGATTAAAAGAAATTACCAAAGAAGATATTGATTCAAGACTAGCAGAGTTTGTACAATTGGTAAATTTTGACATAGACTTAGTATAA
- a CDS encoding M23 family metallopeptidase — translation MKLKLTLSLILFLQLLLIKVSAQQTSTIDNVEPCITTDQYELIEKRCNDNAALFIPTTLYRPSAIVLLQWPLQAAVGFTDCSYYFIAAHVDHDNTSAFKDYNCGNITYNGHRGTDIAISPFPFFKMDNNQIEVIAAATGTIIDKHDGEYDRNCVGAGSNLVANYIILQHADGSRTLYWHMKSGKFTAKAIGQSVAAGEYLGIVGSSGSSSGPHLHFEVWSGSTNTTYIDPFSGTCNTVSLTSKWLTQKPYTEPAVIKASVHTTDYIAPTCGITETLNESKIFVTPFQGTGLSAGFAKFYVFLRNQTNGTSATMSILNPDASTYLTWTQNFTSTNNYSYVQYSKKLPTTSGVYTFQATYGGTTCSQSFEIRSCADNYNAWSGTTNTDWATANNWSCGTVPTNTTNVVIYSGVPNYPIINSSADCRSLTVFPSATVQVNTGFGLKVAH, via the coding sequence ATGAAATTAAAACTAACGCTTAGTCTGATATTATTTTTGCAGTTGTTGCTGATCAAGGTATCAGCGCAGCAAACTTCAACAATCGATAATGTTGAACCCTGCATTACTACGGATCAATACGAACTGATTGAAAAGCGTTGTAATGATAATGCTGCATTATTTATTCCCACTACATTATATCGTCCATCAGCCATAGTGCTACTACAATGGCCACTGCAAGCTGCTGTTGGCTTTACCGATTGCAGCTATTATTTTATTGCCGCTCATGTTGATCATGATAATACCTCTGCCTTTAAAGATTACAACTGCGGCAACATTACTTATAATGGACATAGAGGGACCGATATAGCCATCAGCCCTTTCCCCTTTTTCAAAATGGATAATAATCAGATAGAAGTAATTGCTGCAGCGACGGGAACCATCATAGATAAACACGATGGAGAATACGATAGAAATTGTGTTGGAGCCGGTAGTAATTTGGTTGCCAATTATATTATTCTTCAACATGCAGATGGCTCACGTACATTATACTGGCACATGAAATCAGGAAAATTTACTGCCAAAGCGATCGGACAAAGCGTTGCTGCAGGAGAGTATTTAGGTATTGTAGGTAGTTCGGGCAGTTCGTCCGGACCGCATCTTCACTTTGAGGTTTGGTCGGGGAGCACCAATACTACTTATATAGATCCTTTTTCCGGCACATGCAATACCGTTAGTCTTACCAGCAAATGGCTCACACAAAAACCTTACACAGAACCGGCTGTTATAAAAGCCTCTGTACATACCACCGATTATATTGCCCCAACTTGTGGAATCACTGAAACGTTGAACGAAAGTAAAATATTTGTAACCCCTTTTCAGGGAACAGGACTATCGGCAGGCTTTGCAAAATTTTATGTATTCTTAAGAAATCAAACTAACGGTACTTCGGCCACGATGAGCATCCTTAATCCCGATGCAAGTACATATTTAACCTGGACGCAAAATTTTACCAGTACCAATAATTACAGTTATGTTCAGTATTCTAAAAAACTACCCACTACCTCCGGCGTATATACGTTTCAGGCAACTTATGGTGGCACCACCTGCTCACAAAGTTTTGAAATAAGATCTTGTGCTGACAATTATAATGCCTGGAGTGGCACCACCAATACAGACTGGGCTACTGCAAACAATTGGAGTTGCGGAACAGTGCCCACTAATACCACCAATGTGGTGATCTACTCGGGTGTACCCAACTATCCCATCATTAATTCATCGGCTGATTGCAGAAGCTTAACGGTATTTCCTTCTGCTACTGTACAGGTAAATACAGGTTTCGGACTAAAAGTTGCCCATTAA
- a CDS encoding YdcF family protein, which yields MHLIASTIIGFFISPINWIILLTILSFYLKSVKVKKICRLTALGLFLVFSNIWLLTAYAKFWQPAPRDVSKDSSYSCGILLGGFASPDENEKGYFNGSSDRFIQTVKLYKLGKIKHIFINGGNGKINVKNFNEGEWVKGELNAMGIPDTAILYEDKSANTTENAINSKKILDSAKLAPPYLLITSAFHVPRASLLFNKAGVNTVAFPCSYGAGRENYRASGILPQPEVLIRWDFYIKETVGYLIYKIKG from the coding sequence ATGCACCTAATCGCCTCTACCATTATAGGTTTTTTTATATCTCCTATCAACTGGATAATCCTGTTAACCATTTTGTCATTTTATTTAAAATCTGTCAAAGTAAAAAAGATTTGCCGGCTTACAGCTTTGGGATTGTTTTTGGTATTCAGTAATATCTGGTTACTTACTGCATATGCAAAATTTTGGCAGCCGGCCCCCAGAGATGTTAGTAAAGACAGTAGTTACAGTTGTGGTATCCTCTTAGGGGGCTTTGCAAGTCCGGATGAAAATGAGAAAGGCTACTTCAATGGGTCTTCCGATAGGTTTATTCAAACTGTAAAACTGTATAAGCTTGGGAAGATCAAACATATCTTTATCAACGGTGGTAATGGAAAAATTAATGTCAAAAATTTCAATGAAGGCGAATGGGTAAAAGGAGAGCTGAATGCAATGGGAATTCCAGACACCGCAATTTTATATGAAGACAAATCAGCTAATACAACAGAGAATGCCATCAACTCAAAAAAAATATTAGACTCTGCAAAACTGGCTCCCCCGTATTTATTGATAACCTCAGCCTTTCATGTACCAAGAGCTTCTTTATTGTTTAATAAAGCAGGTGTAAATACTGTGGCCTTTCCCTGCAGTTATGGAGCAGGTAGAGAAAATTACAGGGCATCAGGCATACTGCCTCAACCGGAAGTATTGATTAGGTGGGACTTTTACATTAAAGAAACCGTAGGTTATTTAATTTACAAAATAAAGGGATGA
- a CDS encoding iron chaperone, giving the protein MQSKAATVNEYIQGLPAERQAVIKKLRTIIKKNLPKGFKEEMSYGMIGYVVPFSTYPKGYHCDPKLPLPFINLGSQKNHISLHNLGIYGSEKLANWFAEEYARLNIGKLDMGKGCIRFKKTDTIPYELIGELVSKISVHDWVKLYEEKMRK; this is encoded by the coding sequence ATGCAATCTAAAGCGGCTACGGTAAATGAGTATATACAAGGCTTGCCGGCAGAAAGGCAGGCAGTGATCAAAAAATTAAGAACGATCATCAAAAAAAATTTACCTAAAGGTTTTAAAGAAGAGATGAGCTATGGGATGATAGGGTATGTAGTGCCATTTAGCACCTATCCAAAAGGGTATCACTGTGATCCCAAACTGCCCTTGCCATTTATTAATTTGGGGTCACAAAAAAATCATATTTCTCTACATAATTTGGGTATTTACGGAAGTGAAAAATTGGCCAATTGGTTTGCCGAAGAATACGCTCGTTTAAATATCGGCAAATTGGATATGGGCAAAGGGTGCATTCGGTTTAAAAAAACTGATACAATTCCTTATGAGTTAATAGGTGAATTAGTATCAAAGATCTCAGTGCATGATTGGGTGAAATTGTACGAAGAAAAAATGAGGAAGTGA
- a CDS encoding diacylglycerol/lipid kinase family protein, with amino-acid sequence MQRKIIYFINPISGTKNKGLVIEKIKERTKQQNIPFEILHTNAAGNYFYLKEKIDTEEITDIVICGGDGTINKIVNALLDVDVKVGIIPMGSGNGLALAAKIPRQIDKALDVIFTGKASYIDSFFINDSFSCMLCGLGFDAQVAHDFASQQSRGLSTYVKQTINNFLIAQPYLFEITNVGNSFTTEAYFISIANSNQFGNNFTIAPKASLSDGLLDVVVVKKMSKFRLLLSILKHISRGEISEYNDKTFHDKDVLYFQTDKLIIRNLDRAPLHIDGDPATTAGKFSFEIIPDAFKLIQPA; translated from the coding sequence ATGCAACGCAAAATAATTTACTTTATTAATCCTATCTCGGGAACGAAAAACAAAGGTCTTGTAATTGAAAAGATCAAGGAAAGAACTAAGCAACAGAATATTCCTTTCGAAATTTTACATACCAATGCTGCAGGCAATTATTTTTATCTTAAAGAAAAAATAGACACCGAAGAGATCACAGATATTGTTATTTGCGGCGGCGATGGCACAATAAATAAAATCGTTAACGCTTTATTAGATGTGGATGTAAAAGTAGGCATCATCCCAATGGGATCTGGCAACGGGCTTGCATTAGCTGCAAAGATCCCTAGGCAAATTGATAAAGCACTTGATGTGATCTTTACAGGTAAGGCTTCTTATATAGATTCCTTTTTTATCAACGATTCTTTCAGCTGTATGCTCTGCGGATTAGGATTTGATGCCCAGGTAGCGCATGATTTTGCCTCTCAGCAATCAAGGGGTTTATCTACTTATGTGAAACAAACGATCAATAACTTCCTGATTGCACAACCCTATTTATTTGAAATTACCAATGTAGGTAACTCATTTACAACCGAAGCGTATTTTATCAGCATTGCCAACAGCAATCAATTTGGCAACAATTTTACCATTGCGCCAAAAGCAAGTCTAAGCGATGGTTTACTTGATGTAGTTGTAGTAAAAAAAATGAGTAAGTTTCGTTTGTTATTGTCTATCCTGAAACATATCAGCAGAGGAGAGATCAGTGAATACAATGACAAAACTTTTCATGACAAAGATGTATTGTATTTTCAAACCGACAAACTCATCATCCGGAATTTAGATAGAGCTCCGTTACATATCGATGGAGACCCTGCAACAACAGCGGGTAAATTTTCTTTTGAGATCATACCGGATGCATTCAAGCTGATTCAGCCTGCATAA
- a CDS encoding L-threonylcarbamoyladenylate synthase: MGLMIDGSIIEQDYPTYLTLNDLSVKRSNSIMLIQIHPENPQPRLIKQVVECLKDGGVIVYPTDTIYGLGCDIGKQKAIERICKIKNIDPQKAQLSFICNDLSHLSDYTKSIDTPLYRMLKNHLPGPYTFILPASKQVPKILQSKKSTVGLRVPDNVICHHILQELNNPILSASLPGEMVEEYTDPEIIYQKFEHLVDFVIDGGIGGMIPSTVVDCTTDEWTVVRQGLGVWEE, translated from the coding sequence ATGGGTTTAATGATTGATGGTTCAATAATTGAGCAGGATTACCCAACTTATTTAACTTTAAATGACTTAAGCGTTAAACGTAGTAACTCTATTATGCTGATACAAATACATCCGGAAAATCCGCAACCAAGATTGATCAAACAAGTGGTTGAATGCCTGAAAGACGGAGGGGTGATTGTTTATCCTACTGATACTATTTATGGATTAGGCTGCGATATTGGTAAGCAAAAAGCAATAGAACGAATTTGTAAGATAAAAAATATTGATCCGCAAAAGGCACAGTTGTCTTTTATATGCAATGATCTGAGCCATTTAAGTGATTATACCAAAAGCATTGATACGCCTTTGTACAGAATGCTTAAAAATCATTTGCCAGGTCCGTACACATTTATTTTGCCTGCCAGCAAACAAGTTCCTAAGATTTTGCAAAGTAAAAAAAGCACTGTCGGGCTTCGTGTGCCTGATAACGTTATTTGTCATCATATCTTACAAGAATTGAATAACCCCATATTGAGCGCTTCATTGCCCGGCGAAATGGTTGAGGAATATACCGATCCCGAGATCATATATCAAAAATTTGAGCACCTGGTAGACTTTGTAATTGATGGAGGCATTGGAGGAATGATTCCTTCTACAGTTGTAGATTGCACTACTGATGAATGGACAGTAGTAAGGCAAGGATTAGGAGTATGGGAAGAATAA